One stretch of Bacteroidota bacterium DNA includes these proteins:
- the fabG gene encoding 3-oxoacyl-[acyl-carrier-protein] reductase, with protein MKLLSGKTALVTGASKGIGRGIALKLAEHGANVAFTYLSSVEKGQALEAELAAFGIKAKGYRSDASDFKASEELVNAIVSDFGSLEVIVNNAGITRDGLLMRMTEEQFNEVIRINLNSVFNVTKAAIRQLLKQKQGSIINISSVVGVKGNAGQANYAASKAGIIGFTKSVALELGSRNIRCNAIAPGFIETEMTGVLNEETVKQWREAIPLKRGGTPDDVANAVIFLGSELSAYITGQVLNVDGGMLT; from the coding sequence ATGAAACTACTCTCCGGAAAAACCGCCCTTGTCACCGGTGCATCGAAAGGCATTGGTCGCGGGATCGCCCTTAAGTTGGCGGAGCACGGCGCCAATGTCGCGTTCACGTATCTCTCTTCGGTTGAGAAAGGGCAAGCACTTGAGGCCGAACTGGCGGCATTCGGTATCAAAGCCAAAGGCTATCGAAGTGACGCCTCCGACTTCAAAGCCTCCGAAGAACTGGTGAATGCGATCGTAAGCGACTTCGGTTCACTCGAGGTCATCGTCAACAATGCGGGCATCACCCGTGACGGTTTGCTCATGCGCATGACGGAGGAGCAATTCAACGAAGTCATCCGGATCAACCTGAATTCGGTTTTCAACGTTACCAAAGCTGCGATCCGCCAGTTGCTCAAACAGAAGCAGGGCAGCATTATCAATATTTCGAGCGTCGTAGGCGTAAAGGGAAATGCCGGCCAGGCGAATTATGCCGCTTCCAAGGCCGGGATAATCGGCTTCACCAAATCTGTTGCCCTGGAATTGGGGTCCCGCAACATCCGCTGCAACGCTATCGCACCGGGATTCATCGAGACGGAAATGACGGGAGTCCTCAACGAGGAAACCGTCAAGCAATGGCGCGAAGCCATTCCGCTCAAGCGCGGCGGCACACCCGACGATGTGGCTAACGCCGTGATCTTCCTGGGATCCGAGCTGTCGGCTTATATCACCGGACAGGTCCTGAACGTAGATGGTGGGATGTTGACCTGA
- a CDS encoding S9 family peptidase, translating to MKRILLSAFISLSMTVNAQSTLTPELLWKFGRVAEPVVAPQGDKAAYSVRTIDLSSGKSNFDIWVVELSTGKSHLMAGETATETNPVWSPNGSILYYLSDAGGTSQIWRVRSDLSDRRQVSRLDKDINAFGLSGNGKQIWFAQDVAINKTLGKDIYPDLPKNSARIYDDLNARHWDTWDDGSRSHVFTASLNDSTLGPVVDIMAGEPFDAPMKPMGGGEEIAISTDGARIAYTCKKMNGVEYATSTNSEIYLYELATGKTTNLSEGNKGYDRVPEFSPDGSRLVWQSMAEDGYEADQNRLILYDFKTRTKRDLTQGYDNSVDAHHWSPNGQVVYFTSGINATIQFFVADPRMRSAIVWRQLSDELADYTAFTVATNGKREDVIVATREDLSHPAELFVFDPKTKSSRQLTQVNGEALKALKMGEVRKRMVKATDGKEILTWVVYPPNFDASKKYPTLLYCQGGPQSMVGQFFSYRWNLQLMAANGYIVVAPNRRGLPGFGKAWNDDIQGDWGGQPMRDLISAIDDVAKEPYVNKDKLGAVGASFGGYSVFWLAGHHEKRFKCFISHNGVYNLESSIATEEPFFPIHEFEGNFWQSPKPKSYEQFSPQKFVQFWDTPILIIANEKTIGSLIHRDWRLFGGTSAWYPGPTAEFPG from the coding sequence ATGAAGCGAATCCTGCTTTCGGCTTTCATAAGCCTGTCGATGACTGTGAACGCGCAGTCCACACTGACTCCTGAACTATTATGGAAATTCGGTCGGGTTGCCGAACCGGTTGTGGCACCTCAGGGTGATAAAGCCGCCTATAGCGTTCGAACCATCGACCTGTCCAGTGGTAAGAGCAATTTTGATATCTGGGTTGTGGAGCTTTCTACCGGGAAATCACATTTGATGGCCGGAGAAACCGCGACGGAAACCAATCCGGTTTGGAGTCCGAATGGTTCGATCCTGTATTACCTGAGCGATGCCGGCGGGACCTCCCAGATCTGGCGTGTCCGCTCCGACCTTTCCGATCGTCGGCAAGTATCACGCCTGGATAAGGATATCAACGCCTTTGGACTATCGGGAAATGGTAAACAGATCTGGTTTGCTCAGGATGTCGCCATAAATAAGACACTGGGAAAGGATATTTATCCTGACCTGCCGAAGAACAGCGCGCGCATCTATGACGATCTCAATGCGCGTCATTGGGATACCTGGGACGATGGTTCCCGTAGTCATGTCTTTACTGCTTCGCTCAACGATTCGACCCTGGGACCCGTAGTCGATATCATGGCCGGCGAGCCCTTTGACGCGCCGATGAAGCCGATGGGCGGGGGAGAGGAGATCGCGATTTCAACGGATGGTGCTCGCATCGCTTATACCTGTAAAAAGATGAACGGGGTTGAGTATGCCACCAGTACCAATTCTGAAATTTATCTCTACGAATTGGCCACAGGGAAAACCACGAATCTGTCGGAAGGAAACAAAGGATATGATCGGGTACCGGAATTCTCACCGGATGGTTCACGCTTGGTTTGGCAAAGTATGGCCGAAGACGGCTATGAAGCCGATCAAAACCGATTGATACTGTATGACTTTAAGACCCGGACCAAACGTGACCTGACGCAAGGATACGACAACAGCGTCGACGCTCACCACTGGAGCCCGAATGGTCAGGTAGTATATTTCACTTCAGGAATCAACGCAACCATTCAATTTTTCGTTGCCGATCCACGCATGCGTTCCGCTATCGTGTGGCGACAACTCTCCGATGAACTTGCGGATTATACGGCATTCACCGTAGCGACAAATGGAAAGCGTGAAGACGTAATCGTAGCAACACGGGAAGACTTATCGCATCCGGCTGAGCTATTCGTGTTCGACCCGAAGACAAAATCGAGCCGGCAGCTGACCCAGGTGAATGGAGAAGCGTTGAAAGCGCTGAAGATGGGTGAAGTAAGGAAGCGCATGGTCAAGGCCACTGACGGCAAGGAGATCCTGACGTGGGTGGTTTATCCGCCCAACTTTGATGCTAGTAAAAAGTATCCGACACTGCTCTACTGCCAGGGCGGACCTCAATCGATGGTTGGTCAGTTCTTTTCCTACCGATGGAACCTGCAACTCATGGCTGCCAACGGATATATAGTCGTTGCCCCGAATCGTCGCGGTCTTCCCGGATTCGGAAAGGCGTGGAACGACGATATCCAGGGAGATTGGGGCGGACAACCGATGCGTGATCTGATCAGCGCGATCGATGATGTGGCGAAAGAACCTTACGTGAACAAGGATAAGCTGGGGGCGGTAGGAGCCAGCTTCGGCGGCTATTCGGTTTTCTGGCTTGCCGGTCATCACGAGAAGCGGTTCAAGTGCTTCATTTCCCACAATGGTGTCTATAACCTGGAATCCAGTATTGCGACCGAAGAACCCTTTTTCCCGATCCACGAGTTTGAAGGGAATTTCTGGCAGAGCCCCAAGCCTAAGAGCTACGAGCAGTTTTCACCCCAAAAATTCGTTCAGTTCTGGGATACACCCATTCTGATCATCGCCAACGAAAAGACTATCGGGTCCCTTATACACAGGGACTGGAGGCTTTTCGGCGGCACGTCTGCGTGGTATCCCGGCCCGACTGCTGAGTTTCCCGGATGA
- a CDS encoding prolyl oligopeptidase family serine peptidase: MRGIPARLLSFPDENHWVLKAQNSVVWQRVFFDWLDRYLK; this comes from the coding sequence CTGCGTGGTATCCCGGCCCGACTGCTGAGTTTCCCGGATGAGAACCATTGGGTCCTTAAAGCCCAAAATAGTGTCGTCTGGCAACGTGTTTTCTTCGACTGGCTGGATCGATACTTGAAGTAA